TTTACGGATTCTAGATGTTTACCGGAAGGATACACGTCGGGGTGATTGCGGAGGCCGAACTTTATGTACACTGGAGAAAGAATCCGAATGATTTCAGGGATTTCGTAATGCCGAATGAACCCGCCGAACGTATCGGGAACTTCGACGTAGAGGTCCAACGGCAGGTCTACCGATTGACGAATGGCCGCAAGCTTGGGAAGCGTAAGAGCTGTGGGCAGATTGTATGTATCCGCACCCAGATCCTCCATGATCTTCACCGAAACCGGATTCGACGCCATCATCTGTACGGAACATTTAATGATAAAATCGGAAGGGAGGACGCCGCTTCGTTTCATCTCTTTAGTTAAGAGCAACAATCCTTCATCCCCGACTAGCGCGCCTCTTATTCCTAATCGGGCCGCCCTCTTCAAGTCCTCCATTGCATATACGAGTTGATCGGAGCCTTCGTGACGGATACCGACCGCTTTGCCTGCGGGCGTCATCGGCAGCGGACTAATGTCCCATGTCCCTCGCGGACCTACAAATAAACTGAGCTCCATGCCTCTCGATTCGCACATGGAGCCCATCTCGCGAATTTCATCGTCGGACAACAGCATAATGCCGCTTCCTTGGGAGATTCGATGCACCGTGATCCCGTAATTGTCGATTTCCTCCAAAGTCGCTTCTAAAGCAGCGGCTCCTTCGACGCTGGGAAGTTCCACTCGGTACTGCGCTCCGTCCGGAAATCTCTTCGTCGAGGATGGAAGATCATACAAGTCTTGCCCCGGGTAACCAAGGGCACGCAGGAAATCGCGCGATTCGTTCATGGCAACTCCTCCTCCATTCCATCTTTCATGGCGTCCAGTTCTCTCAATCGCAAGAAATCTTGTTTAACGTCGTTCAAGTGGAAGCTCATCATATCCTTCGCCATCTGAGGATTGCGTTGCTCGATAGCTAGGGCAATCAACATGTGGAAATGCGATGCGCGTTGAGCGCTCCCCGGGATCCGGATCGTGTTTCTTCGGCTCTCTAGAAGCAAATCTGAAATATCCTTCATCACTTTCGCCATGATTTCGTTCGCGCAAGCTTCGGCAATATACTCGTGAAAGGCGATATCGGCCTCGAAGTAATCCTCGCCCTTCTCAATATTCGCAATCATCCGGCTCGCCGCATCTTTAATTAATCGGATTTGACCGGTCGACCCCCGTTCCGCGGCAAGGCGAGCCATCTCAGGCTCCAACAAATTTCTAAACTCTAACAAGGAGGTCATATTCCCGATCGGCAGCCCGCTCAATTCGAACATATCATCGGAACGCCAATAGCTTTGCGCCCTGACGAACATTCCCCTGCCGTGCTCAATGAGGACGTACCCCTTCTCTTCCAGAATTCGCATGACTTCGCGCAGCGTGGATACGCTTATAGAAAATTCGGAGGCTAAAGCGGATAACGAAGGAAGCTTCTCTCCCGGCTTCCAATCCCCTTTTTCAATCTTTTCCGTGATCTCGCTGAGTACTTTAGTACTTACTAGAACTTTCATGTTTTTCTCCCCGTTGTCTACAGTCTCTGTATAAACCTTCCGACCTCGTTCGGTCACGCAAGCGGACGAGAAGACTCGCCCACTTGCGTTACCCGCTCATACACGCCTACATTTATGCCTAGTTATCGCCCGGAGCTACCATCGTAAATTTCCACTGCTGCGGAGGCCACTTAGCCGCTTGCGTAAGATTTCCTGCCTGATGATCGCCGTCTCTCCGATAATTACCGACGACAGCGGTACCGATTACGCCGTTTTCGTTCTCGATTTCCAAAGCAAGGTTGGCGTTCTTGACGACGAGCCGATGGAACCCATGACCCGTGTCATCGAAATACCATTGTTGCAACGGGTTGTCGCCGCCGCGGCACGGCTTAAGCGATACGTCGGTGTAATCGGCGCCGGATGCGTTAGACATCGTCAGGCAATAAGCCCGGTCATCCAGTGTACTCCTTAACCTGTAGAAACCGTCGTATTCCTGTTCCAATTGCCAGATTTGCTCCTGAGCGTCGTTGCATTCAGATTGTATCACATTTAGATTTCCTCGATTACCTTCATTTACCGCTGTTAAACAGCGATTGCCGGCAACAGGGTTTTGCAAGGTGTTCGGATCCGAAATGATGCCGTCCTGGTTTACAAGCTTGTAATAGGCTCCGTCTCGAAGGTCGTACGGACCGCCGTCGTCCTCGTAGAAATACGGCCAGTGGTCGTGCCAATCCATCTCCCGAATTCCAAGTACGGTTTGGGGGCGGTACGAATGATATACCATGTAATACGTTCCATCTTCGATGAAGAAATCCATTCCGCCCGGAGCTCGGTGCAATCCTGCCGGCGTAACGCCTTCCTGCGTCGTGCGGCTATTTAATATGATGCTCCCCCCCCCTTGAGCCATATCCACCCCGCCCTTATCAAGGTAAGGGCCGTCGATCGTTTGGGAACGGCCGATAACGACCTTATATGTATTGTCGTTACCGTTTCCGCGACAGCACCAGTCCCATGCCACGACAAGGTAATAATACCCGTCGCGTTCGAAGATGGCTGGGCCTTCGATACGATTAAAGTTCGGTTGCGGCACCGGGAAGCGTTCGCTATCGCGCGAAGCTACCAGCTTGCGGGTACCCGGCACGAGAGTGACCATGTCTTCTTCCAATTGCTGTACATAGATGCCGTCGAAATGGGATCCCCACACGATCCACCAAGTCCCATTCCGATCTTGATGAACCGCTGCATCGATGGCATTCATGGTTGTATGCGTTTCGCCCGTCAGGCGGCTCATGTTGCCTGACGCAATGATCGGTCGCCCCAAGTCCGTCCAGCTGCTGGGATCCCCCGGCGTCTTCGTCGTTTTCACCCCGATAGCGGAATCGTTCGTTCCGAAGTTGGACTGCGAATAATAATAATAAAACGTGTCCCCGACCTTCCTTACGTGAGGCGCCCAAAGTCCCCCGCGACTTACTTCATTCGTCCACTCCGCCTTAGGTACCCCACCGATTCCGATCCATGGCCCGTTCAAACTGTTCGATCGATAGAGCCCTCCGCCCGTTGCGGAAATATAGTAGGTGTCCCCATCCTTGAATAAGGTCGGATCATGCTGATTCGTTGAACCGGTTAGGGGAAGCTGTGCGGCTTTCGTCATTTTTCCCCCCATGAATACGATACTAGAAAACAATAATGCAAAAAGGGTAGCCCCCATTATGCAAATAAGTAAATTCCGTTTGATTCTCATCGTCATACCTGGCACAGCTCCTTTCAGAATAAGACCATTGTATACATGCTCGCATCTGAGTTGTCGCGTTTTGCCGGTTCCGCCCCCCCTTCCCTCCCGCGATTTCAGCCTCGGTGAAACCGCATTCGTTTGCGGACGCCAACTTACGTTTGATAGCGGCAGCACCGGCGCCCTCCACCGTACACATGTAAATTTTCACGCCACATGTCATACGAT
The nucleotide sequence above comes from Paenibacillus antri. Encoded proteins:
- a CDS encoding U32 family peptidase, which translates into the protein MNESRDFLRALGYPGQDLYDLPSSTKRFPDGAQYRVELPSVEGAAALEATLEEIDNYGITVHRISQGSGIMLLSDDEIREMGSMCESRGMELSLFVGPRGTWDISPLPMTPAGKAVGIRHEGSDQLVYAMEDLKRAARLGIRGALVGDEGLLLLTKEMKRSGVLPSDFIIKCSVQMMASNPVSVKIMEDLGADTYNLPTALTLPKLAAIRQSVDLPLDLYVEVPDTFGGFIRHYEIPEIIRILSPVYIKFGLRNHPDVYPSGKHLESVNVSLCRERVRRAALGLAMVERYYPNAVVSAPGAPDLGIPIVSKERV
- a CDS encoding FadR/GntR family transcriptional regulator, encoding MKVLVSTKVLSEITEKIEKGDWKPGEKLPSLSALASEFSISVSTLREVMRILEEKGYVLIEHGRGMFVRAQSYWRSDDMFELSGLPIGNMTSLLEFRNLLEPEMARLAAERGSTGQIRLIKDAASRMIANIEKGEDYFEADIAFHEYIAEACANEIMAKVMKDISDLLLESRRNTIRIPGSAQRASHFHMLIALAIEQRNPQMAKDMMSFHLNDVKQDFLRLRELDAMKDGMEEELP
- a CDS encoding family 43 glycosylhydrolase, giving the protein MTMRIKRNLLICIMGATLFALLFSSIVFMGGKMTKAAQLPLTGSTNQHDPTLFKDGDTYYISATGGGLYRSNSLNGPWIGIGGVPKAEWTNEVSRGGLWAPHVRKVGDTFYYYYSQSNFGTNDSAIGVKTTKTPGDPSSWTDLGRPIIASGNMSRLTGETHTTMNAIDAAVHQDRNGTWWIVWGSHFDGIYVQQLEEDMVTLVPGTRKLVASRDSERFPVPQPNFNRIEGPAIFERDGYYYLVVAWDWCCRGNGNDNTYKVVIGRSQTIDGPYLDKGGVDMAQGGGSIILNSRTTQEGVTPAGLHRAPGGMDFFIEDGTYYMVYHSYRPQTVLGIREMDWHDHWPYFYEDDGGPYDLRDGAYYKLVNQDGIISDPNTLQNPVAGNRCLTAVNEGNRGNLNVIQSECNDAQEQIWQLEQEYDGFYRLRSTLDDRAYCLTMSNASGADYTDVSLKPCRGGDNPLQQWYFDDTGHGFHRLVVKNANLALEIENENGVIGTAVVGNYRRDGDHQAGNLTQAAKWPPQQWKFTMVAPGDN